ATCCTTAAGTCGATCCCGATTTATGGAGTTATGCAGTAGCCGCTTCGGCCTTGATCTTCGGCTTCAGCAGGATGATGAGAAGCAAGCCGGCGATGATGAGTGCCGCGCCTTCGAGGTGATAGCGTTGCAACTGCTCGCCGAGGATCAGATAGGCGAGCACGGCTATGAAGATGGTCTGAATGTAGAGGAGGACGCCCGCCCGAGCCGCGCCCAGTGCCTCGATGCTGCGATTGAAGAGGTAGTACATGACCGCCCCGCCGGGGATCGCGACATAGGCGAGCGCGATGAGCCCGCTGCCGTTGAGCGTCGAGCGCTCGTCTGAGAATAGCTCGAACAGGTAGAAGGGCAGCGCCGTCAGCACCGCCGCACCGAGCAGCAGCACCAGGAGCGCAAGGCGATTCATGTCGAATTTCGCGCGGCGGAGCAGGACGGTATAAAGACTGAAACAGAACGCGCCGGCGACGATCCACAGTTCACCCGGGTTGAAGTCGAGCCGCATCAGCGCGGCCGGACTGCCCTTGATGATGATGACCACGATCCCGAGAAAGGCCAGGATCGATCCGATCACCTGCCAGCGTCCCATCGGCTCGGCCAGCATCAAACGGGCAAGGATCATGGTGATGATCGGGATCAGGGCGATGATGATGCCGGCAGTAGTGGC
The Rhizobium leguminosarum DNA segment above includes these coding regions:
- a CDS encoding DMT family transporter produces the protein MAMNVLAVHRDTVGTEQAAGNSLAAAYSVGVLCWLLSAGVYIAAKWVSTEMPPWALCFWRVLIAFAILMPIVRRHFGDMVALMWARPLELLLIGGVGLAICQGMIFVGLEHADATTAGIIIALIPIITMILARLMLAEPMGRWQVIGSILAFLGIVVIIIKGSPAALMRLDFNPGELWIVAGAFCFSLYTVLLRRAKFDMNRLALLVLLLGAAVLTALPFYLFELFSDERSTLNGSGLIALAYVAIPGGAVMYYLFNRSIEALGAARAGVLLYIQTIFIAVLAYLILGEQLQRYHLEGAALIIAGLLLIILLKPKIKAEAATA